AAGGGGCAGCAGAGACAACTAGACTTGAGATACAGAGCAGTGTGAAACAGCAGCAAAATGGGTGGGCTTCCTTGTGGTTGGTTCAAGTGGAGATGGCTCACAAGTAGTCAGATTAGAACATACTCAGATACAGAAATCTTGAGATGTATCACCAAAGCACCTTCTTAAGGCTGAGATGCACCTTTCTGCACTCAGTAACTACAAACATCAAAATGATACTGTCCGTGATGCAATTCTTTTCCAATGCAGCTGCAAAACCTTACAATCAAGGTAGAAGACGACAATCACTAAGTGGAAGACCAAGCAAAATGTATTTCAACCTTCCCTTCACACCCTCCCACTTCACTGTTAAAGCAATGTTGAAATAGCTCCATTCACACTTCCTCTCTCGTCTGTACTCTCTCTCTGGCTTAAAGTCTGAGAGCAACAGATATTGACCTAAATGGAGTTTAATGTTACAATGTTAGGTTTAGTTTATCCACCTCCCAAAATTATTGTCTTTGTGTGATGGATGGAAGTGAACATGAGGGGAAAAAATGGTAGCTACCAGGGGCGACCTTTTTTTCAGACCTTTACACCTTTTAGCAGGAGTGAAGTGAAGGCTGTTAAAGAGGGTGGGCTTACATGTCAAAGTACAAAATACTGCAGACTTTAGTAATAAAGTAATGTATGACCTTTGTTAACAATATTTCTCACATTGACCAGCGAAGGGGCAGGAGGGCACAAAGCTGAATATAAACTGAATTAAAAAACCTGACAAGCATGATGTGATGTACAGAGATGGAAAGACATCTAAGCTGCGGGGTGGTGCTGCTCTGCTCCCTTCCTGACTTCTGACCTTCTAGTAGATTGTTTCTGCAGAGATAAACAAAGAATCCCATTCTGGTTAAACCCTGTCAATGATACTGCTCTAACACATCTTACAAAaatatagtctcgctttgccagactatCCTCCACACGCTGCAGAGGAGGgcctggctactccacatagcattccgggatgggagaaaaacgtttggtttattggcatttctttaaaccaatcacaatcgtctaggGATATTATTTTTActcatgttttatgttttttattttttattttattttattgttatatttGATATGTAAATTTGCACCTCATGTGAGCtgttatgtcttttatttatgatgtcttatttattcttctgtacagcactttggttgttttaaagcgcttaacaaataaagttggattggattgggtggcgctaagcttcgcacggagccgctgcaaaatagccttggggggaacttgttttggtggaacgtgtatgttcaaaagttgttttagttgtgcgagagaaaactcagattggacagatagtctagctgtctggatttagcctgcagagatctgaggtgcagttaaccatagtcctcataaatcaaccggaatttagaattccaacacaaagaaagcggaaggaaaagacatgcatccggcagaatttccggaaGTCAGGGATGCCATACATATTCCATACAAATTTGctaaatatttttcttattctcttAAACAGTCCTTGTGGTGGTGCTAAGGGAATACTctgaaataaattatataataataaaaatgtagtCAGAATATTCATGTTCAATACATTTACCCTGCCAATTAAGAGATATATGCATAATTTTATAGATTTTAAAactgattcaattcaattcaattacagGTTTATAATTACACGGTACTATTTTATGTAATTGAGAGACATGTTTAATACCCAGATAAGTGACATTCTCAGAAGGCTTAAAGTAATAATCTCAAAGATtttcattaaataaatgtctgttacaGTAATCTATCGCCTAATGAAGTAACCCAGCAGAGTTTGGTCCGCCAGAGAGGGTAAGCGGAGGTAACACAACAGACTCGCTCTTCAACTCACTTGTTAAGTGAAGCAGTGTACTGTTTTTTCCAAACTCTGCTAGCGTTGTGAGTAAAATATTACACAGGCCACACTGTccaaaaacacacctgcaaTTACCGCTTATCGCCATATGTGCCACCACAGAGAACGAAATGGAGATCTTCAAGGTTGTAATTTTAAAACATAGTGATGGTTGGATGTAACAATTCATTAACATAATTTATGAGTTTGAGGCATTGATTTTATATCCAGATCCAAATTTTATATCCAAGCACATCTATTAGGTttaatatctaaatatatacactaccggtcacaagtttggggtcacttagaaatgtccattccactccattatagacagaataccagctgagatcagtttcattgtttttttaaccagggcagccgttttcagattacattacgtgcttacataattgaaaaagggttctccaatgtctcagttagccttttaaagtGATATTAGATTattaaacagaatgtgcctttggaacattggatgaatggttgctgataatgggcaatgtagatattgtattaaatcagaatcagaatcagaatcagaatcacttTATTCGCCAAATGCATCAGCAGACACAGGAATTTGACATGGCAATCAGTAACACAGAGCTTGATAAACAGTATATACGCATAGCTGCATGGACATGcttaaaaacaatcaataaaaaATAGTCCAAAGATAAAATAGTAAcgttggagggggggggggcacattgATCAGCTATTCAAAAGGGAAATGGCTCTTGGAAAAAAGCTATTGAGGTGGCGTGAGGTCCTTGTCCTCATCGCCCTGTACCTTCTTCCTGAGGGAAGCAGCCTAAAAATGTCACTTGCTGGATGGGAGTGATCAGCAGCAATTTTAGCTGCCCTCTTCCTGACTCTGGCCTCATACAGTTCACTGATTGACAGCTGCTTCTGTCCAGTCAGCCTCTCTGCTGTGCGCACAATGCGCTGCAGTCTGTTCTTTGCCTGGGCCGATGCTGATGCAAACCATACAGAAATGGATGTTGACAGAAGGCTTTCCACAGTGGCTCTGTAAAACCTAGACCGAACAGAGCTGGAAACGTTCAGTTTAGTTAACTGCCTTAGGAAAAACATTCCACTGTGAGCCCTCTTAATAATAGAGGAACTGTTTTCCTCCCATTTCAGATTGTTTGTGATGATAGTGCCTAAGAATTTAAATGACTCCACCTTCTTCACAACAGAGCTCTTGATGGTTAGgggtgagagagaggagggggatcTGCGGAagtctatcaccatttctactGTCTGTTGTTGGTTAAGCTCCAGATTGTTATTGTCACACCATCAAACCAAATGAGACACTTCCTGCCTATAAGCAGACTCGTCATTGTCCTTAATAAGGCCGACCAAGGTGGTATCGTCTGCAAATTTAATCAACTTGATGGAACTGCTGTTGGAAGTGCAATCATTGGTGTACAGTGAGTAAAGAAATGGTGACAGCACACACCCCTGAGGTGCTCCAATGTTGGTATACTGGGGATCAGACATGTGCTGGCCAAGCCGCACCTGCTGTTGTCTATTGCTGAAAAAATCCATTATCCAGCGGCAGATAGAGGGTTCCACCCCCATCAGTGACAGCTTCCACCGTAGCCGCTCGGGTAGGATGGTGTTTAAGGCGGCACTGAAATCCACAAACTGCATCCTTACATAGGAGCCAGGAGAGTCTAGGTGGTCCAGAGCATAATGCAGGccttgtcagggttttggtattttgttctgtcttattgttgtagtcttgtttttctgttatgttctgtttcctgttttattttgtagtctgtcttgtctcccttgtcttgtctagtttacttcctgtctttgtttgtttcccgccttttttgattgttccacctgttgtgtcacctgtccttcattagtcctcgttacctgtgtatttagtccctgTTCTGTCTTTGGTCGGATCATTTCATTCTGTGTCCCATACATTCTGTTTGCCTTGTATTCTGTTTCCTGTTGGATGGttctgtttttcatttgttcCTGCCTGGATACCTGTCTGAGGACACTTTGTGTAAGActctttttgtttaaataaattacctctaactgcatttgggtccaagcctggTCTTTCCTAACTAAACCTGACAGGCCTAAGTTAACTGCATCATCCACTGAGCGGTATGCCCTGTAAGCAAACTGCAGTGGATCAAGCTGGGGAGCTGTGATGGGTTTGAGATGAAACAAAACCAACCGCTCAAGACATTTCATGACCACTAATGTAAGGGCCACCGGTCTGTAGTCATTCAGGCCCACGGCTagatcagccacccactcagatcagctggtattctgtctataatggagtggaaatggaaatttctaagtgacccaaaacttttgactggtagtgtATAAATCTAAGGAGTCTGGTGGCCTTGATGAGGACACagaacggcttcagttcccctaCGTAAACTTAAACAGGGCTGCctgacggcaaggtaaagcggtggaaatattctaaatatagcgtacacttaaactgacattgattttatttaaagtgcccatattatgaaaaaatcactttctgggatttggggtgttatgttgtgtctctggtgcttccacacacatacaaactttgaaaaaaatccatccatgctgtttagagtgagatacagtttctgaatgtgtcctgccttcagtctctgggtgagctgttcaaaatcggcacggcttgtgacgtcacaagccgaaacgagcaggctaaccgcaaccattagctcttagcgttagcatgctaatgctaatgctagcatgctacctcgttctcaatagcaaagcactgctacaacacgtacaagttcaccataatctacaaaagaactacttacatgtgcgccctcatttagaagtctcccagctaatcctgccttgtaactgaccgaagttgtagaaacagcctttcttttactgtctatggagctagctagctgactacatctgagctactgcgcatgtgcaagtgcaatcaaagatagtacagaagaagaaaagaggtctcactctgtagctaaaacagagaccaggtgaaaagacgatatgcagcagtgagagagagcggtgcagtacaacaaaaatatggtgttttttgaaaatgaaaccatgtaaacctattctggtacaaccttaaaatacaattatgaacctgaaaatgagcataatatggctgctttaagtgggccttttttaggtggctaaaatatgttttactgctgcccccgtccacagcataCATCGCTTAGCATCTGTAACTGACCTCCTGCCAGCTTCTCCAAATCGGGCGCGTGCCGACTGCgatctactgtaggtaatacactgactggatgaagtacctcatacaaccccacttaaaaaaaaaatccaaactatccctttaagtaaTGTATAATTATAATGCATTATTGATGATGACATTGCATTATGATGCAGGATGAATCATTAATTCCTGCTACTCACCATTAAGAAATGATCAAGTCACTATGAATTTGCACTATATCATTAATTAACAATTGTTAATTACTTATTTTGATTTGTATACCACTAAATTAGCTGGAAACCAGTAATATAAGAAAGGGTATTTGAGATCTATGCATTTGATCAATATGTCAGAGCAGAAACTGTTCTCATAGAAATATGCTATATAAGCTGTTCTTATTAAACTGGTCCCACGCAAGCAAATACATGTTGCTGCATACAGTCTTTAGTAATGTTGACACAATCAGATTACTGACACTCAATTGATACCCAGTTTGTCTTTCTTACTTCATAACAATGTAAACTGTCTTTATGCTTAAGCATATCTGTCCATCTCCTGATTTGTCAGTTGGGACCTGCTATGTTTTTGGTTTTAATGCATTTCTCTTCTGTGCTAcacttcacttttttaaacaatgacaaaatatattaactaaactaaataaaacttgtTAAAAGACCGTTATAAGGACCATTTTGTCATGCAGCAACATGAGTAATGTCTACATCTGCCTAATTTGGTGGCGTATAACTTAATGTATGAGGTAAATGTGAGTTAAAAACTATACAGCACTAACTACAAACTCATAGTGACTTCGTTTCATTTTTAGTGagcattataataataattcaggCATTACATCATCATGAATCATCAGTTCAGCATGTGTGCTGTACCCTGTGTATCAGAATTTCTTTAAGTTTTTCACTTACGAATATCAAGTTATTCTTCAAACATCCTTGATGTCCAGGCTGTAGGCCCGGCTTTTTGTCTGGTTTTACCCACAGCTCCCCCTACAGAATGGAAGAGCACATGACAAGTACAACATTTGTGAGAAGGAATTAATCATGTGGAAGTAAATTAATATTTTGCAAGTAAAAATCAGTACAAAAAGtataagtaattaaaaaaaatgtaatctaactTTTAATTACACTAATTTTACAGGCCGTCATATACACCAGGCACAGTCATGCATCATCAAGCTCATGTAATGTGCATTGCACCTTGTCACCCCACCTCAGTTTTGCATGTGGCTGCAGTTCAGACTGCAGAGCGCTAATGGTCTGCGCAGATAGTGCGCTCCAATTATTCAGCACTGATCAAGGAACTTTACTGTGAGGCTATTTTCCAACCGTCGGAGTATGAGAGTCAGCAATTAcagatacagtatacagtaaacTTGCTTTATCGTGCATGTGTAACTTAGAAGAAAGTTGCTCAAAGTTGGTGAAAGTGGATTACATGGACTATGCACTGCGAGTGGAGGATGATAAGTGTGTCTGCTGAGCTCTGTTTGCTGGCATGTTTAATTCTGACTGTGGACTTGACTTTGGGTTTAGGGCCAAAGAAAGACATGGAGTTTACATTTCTATTATCTGCCGGCAGCACAGAGTGTTTTTACCAAACTACAGCGAAGAACGACAGCATGGAAGTTGAATACCAGGtaaatactgtataattttCTCTCTATCttattgtctctgtgtctgtctggtaCAGTGACAGTATAATGTGTTTAAAGGGTTGAATCACTTTATGTCTAACTGAAAAACGAGTGAACGGGCTTTGGACTTTGGTCTTGCATGCAGAGAGATAAGAAAAACCTACTGTTGTTGAAGACATCCTGAAATAAATTGAAGAGATAAAAGATACCGCTGCTATAGATTCTGCCAAAACATGTTGTCATTTTACTTACTAAGTTTACTTAATTTCAAAtgcaaaatacaaatacatatttttgctACAAATTCAAAAGTACAATTGTTGTCAAGTCTCTTATAATGTCTTATTGACCTCAGTCATTTAATGGCCATGACCTTTGCATTGCTTTACAACACAGTCATCATACTACGACTACTGCACCCTCTGGCAGCTGCAGGGCTGTGTTGGTCATGTCCCTGTAGTTTCTGAATGTGGAGTCAGAGAAAAGCCTGGCAGCATTACTGGGGCATCATCACTGGAACAGTTTACACATGATGCTGCTAGGGCAGCAGCTTTGATGTGGAAGTCTTTTTCATCTATCTGCTGCCTTTTCCCAAACCTTCACTAAACAGACAGTCACACAACTATATGCCTACATGGCCTGTAAGGCTTCTACAGAACCATTGCTAGCTATTAAATTAAactttgcaagttagacagtgtgcaggagtttctttgcaacttttgacctacttGACTACTTGACCATACCTACTCAGTGCACTATGAGGGTTTTAATTTGAATATCAGATAGCAGTTCTGGCTGTGGCTTGTCTGGATATGCTGCATTACTGACCTTAACTGCTCTTGTTTCTTTTACAGGTGATAGCTGGGTCAGGTCTGGATGTTGGCTTTGCCCTCATTTCACCCAGCGGATACCGGCTGGTCTCTGACTTCAGGAGATCTGATGGCATTCACATGTAGGTCACTTAAATGCTCTCCAAAAACCTTGTGCTTCTGATGTGATGCTCAATCCCTGTAATACTCTTTCAGtcaagagttaaaaaaaataaaaatttaaaaactaCACTGTGCTATGCATTTTCACCCagagataaaaacaaacaaaactgtgACTACTATTTTTTGCCATTACAGTTAATAGTTTCAACCATGATATTGTTGAGAGCAAATGTCACCTGCTGTTTCCTTATTATTTCCTGCAGGGTGGACCTCACAGAGGGTGGAGACTACCGGTTATGTTTCGACAACAGCTTTAGTAAACTCTCAGAGAAGATGGTGTTCTTTGAAGTGATTATTAATGGTCAGAGTAGTGCAGGCGGAGGCCAAAATGAGTGGGCGGACGTGGCCACGACAGAGAGCATGTTGGAGTATAAACTGGAGGACATTAAGGTGAGTGAGAGGGGAAAAACAAAGACCTATTGCATCTGCCGCGTCTATGATTCCCCTTCAGAGAACACTTGAATTATCTGATGTCATTCTTTTTAACGTCTCAGCACTGACTTCCATTTCCTCCTGTCTGCTGTTTATCCTCTTCCAGACGAGGATGGACTCTGTGTACCAGCACCTGGAGAGGAGCCGTCAGGTCCTCACTGTGCTGCGGGCCTTAGAGGCGAGGGACCGCTACCTTCTGGAGGACAACCTGTGGCAGGTGTCCTTCTGGTCCTGCCTCAACCTGCTTGTCATGCTCACCGTCGCTGTCACTCAAATCTACACCCTGCAACGCCTCTTTGATGACACCAAGCGGGTCTGCACATAGTCACAACAAAAAATACCTCCAGCCAAGAGAGTGCAGCACCAGCACATGCTTAAACTTGAAAATTTGACCCAAAACCTTTAACAGTCTATACCCTAACTGACATGTGCCCTGAGAACCtaacttaaagggatagttcacaCTTTTGGAAAACTGATTCATCATTGATGTTTTGAATTCCAGTCACATGGTAggctaattatatatatatatatatatatatatatatatatatatatagtgtactgcaatatgcacacacagaagcacataCTGTGCATACAtaaaacatacataaatacacacacaaatacttgcAGCCAGTGGCACCCACAGAATTCTTTCAAAGGGGTGGCCAGATGGGGCCCctgaaaaaactgaggtggcaCACCAAAACCAAAAGCCTGAATTTCAGGAATTCTATTATGCTGATATAGGCTGGTTGAAAATGATGTCTATATAAGAGTTAAGTAATTGCATACTGATATACTTTATCTCTCGTTACTAATTATCCGATGTGCAGACTAATACGATACAATTACAATTTTCAGTTCCACAACAATGCTAATTTACTGTTATGTTTCTACATGTCAGGCAATTTATCGTTTTTCCCCACCAGGCTAGTTGTccatttccttaaaaaaaatgcataagcAGTTTACCAATACTTTGCAGCACTGATATCTGTTAATGTCATTGGGGAAGCTAGAAAACCACAGCTGTTCTGACTGGAATCTTGTTTTATTGAATTTCAGACTACATTTTGCATGGACATTTATGACTCTAGACTATGTtttatcaaaacaaaacaaacaaaataatatcAGAAAACTCACCTACGAAGTGtacttttttgttatttaactaAGCATCAGGCTGTTTAGAAAGATCACATCTAAAATATTTATTGTGATAAAAAAAC
This window of the Sander lucioperca isolate FBNREF2018 chromosome 21, SLUC_FBN_1.2, whole genome shotgun sequence genome carries:
- the tmed1a gene encoding transmembrane emp24 domain-containing protein 1a; this encodes MHCEWRMISVSAELCLLACLILTVDLTLGLGPKKDMEFTFLLSAGSTECFYQTTAKNDSMEVEYQVIAGSGLDVGFALISPSGYRLVSDFRRSDGIHMVDLTEGGDYRLCFDNSFSKLSEKMVFFEVIINGQSSAGGGQNEWADVATTESMLEYKLEDIKTRMDSVYQHLERSRQVLTVLRALEARDRYLLEDNLWQVSFWSCLNLLVMLTVAVTQIYTLQRLFDDTKRVCT